A genome region from Hevea brasiliensis isolate MT/VB/25A 57/8 chromosome 9, ASM3005281v1, whole genome shotgun sequence includes the following:
- the LOC110672596 gene encoding soluble inorganic pyrophosphatase 1 isoform X1 produces the protein MAIPDLHFLDYFWFYFILVSILIFLKMAEETNGSENRSTPRLNERILSSMSKRTVAAHPWHDLEIGPGAPTIFNVVVEITKGSKVKYELDKKTGLIKVDRILYSSVVYPHNYGFIPRTLCEDNDPLDVLVLMQEPVLPGCFLRARAIGLMPMIDQGEKDDKIIAVCADDPEYKHYTDIKQLAPHRLSEIRRFFEDYKKNENKEVAVNEFLPSNHAVDAIQYSMDLYAEYILHTLRR, from the exons ATGGCGATCCCTGATCTGCATTTTCTTGATTACTTTTGGTTCTACTTTATTCTTGTTTCAATTCTAATCTTT TTAAAGATGGCTGAAGAAACCAATGGAAGTGAAAATAGAAGTACACCCAGACTGAATGAGAGGATCCTTTCATCTATGTCGAAGAGAACTGTTGCTGCACATCCTTGGCATGATCTTGAGATTG GACCTGGAGCTCCTACCATCTTCAATGTT GTTGTTGAGATAACAAAGGGAAGTAAGGTCAAATATGAACTAGACAAGAAGACAGGACTTATTAAG GTTGATCGGATTTTGTACTCATCAGTGGTCTATCCTCATAACTACGGTTTCATACCTCGCACATTGTGTGAAGATAATGATCCCTTAGATGTATTGGTTCTCATGCAG GAGCCTGTCCTTCCTGGTTGCTTTCTACGAGCCAGGGCCATTGGACTTATGCCTATGATTGACCAG GGAGAGAAAGATGACAAAATCATTGCAGTTTGTGCTGATGATCCAGAGTACAAGCATTACACTGATATCAAACAGTTGGCTCCTCATCGCCTTTCTGAGATCCGTCGTTTCTTTGAAGATT ACAAGAAAAATGAGAACAAAGAGGTTGCAGTTAATGAGTTCTTGCCTTCAAACCATGCTGTTGATGCCATCCAGTACTCCAT GGACCTTTATGCTGAGTACATTCTGCACACGCTGAGGCGGTAG
- the LOC110672596 gene encoding soluble inorganic pyrophosphatase 1 isoform X2: protein MAEETNGSENRSTPRLNERILSSMSKRTVAAHPWHDLEIGPGAPTIFNVVVEITKGSKVKYELDKKTGLIKVDRILYSSVVYPHNYGFIPRTLCEDNDPLDVLVLMQEPVLPGCFLRARAIGLMPMIDQGEKDDKIIAVCADDPEYKHYTDIKQLAPHRLSEIRRFFEDYKKNENKEVAVNEFLPSNHAVDAIQYSMDLYAEYILHTLRR, encoded by the exons ATGGCTGAAGAAACCAATGGAAGTGAAAATAGAAGTACACCCAGACTGAATGAGAGGATCCTTTCATCTATGTCGAAGAGAACTGTTGCTGCACATCCTTGGCATGATCTTGAGATTG GACCTGGAGCTCCTACCATCTTCAATGTT GTTGTTGAGATAACAAAGGGAAGTAAGGTCAAATATGAACTAGACAAGAAGACAGGACTTATTAAG GTTGATCGGATTTTGTACTCATCAGTGGTCTATCCTCATAACTACGGTTTCATACCTCGCACATTGTGTGAAGATAATGATCCCTTAGATGTATTGGTTCTCATGCAG GAGCCTGTCCTTCCTGGTTGCTTTCTACGAGCCAGGGCCATTGGACTTATGCCTATGATTGACCAG GGAGAGAAAGATGACAAAATCATTGCAGTTTGTGCTGATGATCCAGAGTACAAGCATTACACTGATATCAAACAGTTGGCTCCTCATCGCCTTTCTGAGATCCGTCGTTTCTTTGAAGATT ACAAGAAAAATGAGAACAAAGAGGTTGCAGTTAATGAGTTCTTGCCTTCAAACCATGCTGTTGATGCCATCCAGTACTCCAT GGACCTTTATGCTGAGTACATTCTGCACACGCTGAGGCGGTAG